In a genomic window of Phyllostomus discolor isolate MPI-MPIP mPhyDis1 chromosome 5, mPhyDis1.pri.v3, whole genome shotgun sequence:
- the CAMK2N1 gene encoding calcium/calmodulin-dependent protein kinase II inhibitor 1: protein MSEVLPYGDEKLSPYGDGGDVGQIFSCRLQDTNNFFGAGQNKRPPKLGQIGRSKRVVIEDDRIDDVLKNMTDKAPPGV from the exons ATGTCGGAGGTGCTGCCCTACGGCGACGAGAAGCTGAGCCCCTACGGCGACGGCGGCGACGTGGGCCAGATCTTCTCCTGCCGCCTGCAGGACACCAACAACTTCTTCGGCGCCGGGCAGAACAAGCGGCCGCCCAAGCTGGGCCAGATCGGCCGGAGCAAGCGGG TTGTTATTGAAGATGATAGGATTGATGACGTGCTGAAAAATATGACAGACAAGGCACCCCCTGGTGTCTAA